AGCTACGAGCCTTTCGGCTCAGCCTTCGCGGTAGTGCTGGATCCAGGTTGTCCGCAATCCAGCCAGTCCATGCTTGTCGATAGCCGCTTGCCAATTCAAGAATTCATCGACGCTAAGCGTGTAACGGTCGCATGCCTCTTCGAGGCTAAGCAAACCGCCGCGCACAGCAGCGACGACTTCGGCTTTACGGCGAATGACCCACCTCCGCGTATTAGCGGGGGGAAGATCTGCAATCGTGAGCGGACTTCCGTCCGGTCCGATAACGTACTTAACGCGAGGTCGCATCTGTACGGTCATTTTACTCTCTACTCAAACCTGACCATATGATGAGTAGACTAGGCCAACTGCCTTAAAATTCGACTAAGGGGAAACTTACAACTGGTTAAGGCCAGCCCCGAATTCCCCAAGCGCCGGTTCACTTTTTTCATGAATGCGAAAGGCCACCCGGAGGTGGCCTGACGGAAGGATCGGTGATGGGGGGGAACCACTTGCTAGCTGGTGGTTTCAGCCTGTTCCTGGTCGCCCACGGTGGTGGTCGAGGTCGGTGGCAGGCGCACGTCGGTCACGTCGGTGATGGCCACCTTGCGTGACCCAA
The DNA window shown above is from Devosia litorisediminis and carries:
- a CDS encoding DUF1153 domain-containing protein; the protein is MTVQMRPRVKYVIGPDGSPLTIADLPPANTRRWVIRRKAEVVAAVRGGLLSLEEACDRYTLSVDEFLNWQAAIDKHGLAGLRTTWIQHYREG